From the genome of Alphaproteobacteria bacterium, one region includes:
- a CDS encoding acyl-CoA dehydrogenase family protein — translation MLLQLSDEQRQLQTMLRRLANERVAPRAAEIDRTADYPQDMFDLLKELGLFALPIDPAYGGTGSLVSACLAVEELGRVCYNTAYLLVVQWSAFGGIQSAGTEEQKKRLLPGLADGSIRASISVTEAQSGSDVAGILTRADRAEGGYTLYGSKVYCTNSTVADVFVVAAKTDPSKRHGGISAFILERDTPGFTIGKPENKLGARGIPSCPLYFDGAFVPESARLGAEGAGFRAVMDAFNHGRPIMGARGVGLAQGAMELAAKFVEERQAFGQKVAAFQGVQWMIADMAIQIEAARGLVYRAASLADRGVVGKELAMAAAMAKCFATDTAMKVATDAVQLWGSAGISKDNPVERYFRDAKVLQIIEGTNQIQRNLIGRWALEAANAT, via the coding sequence ATGCTCCTCCAGCTTTCCGACGAACAACGCCAGCTGCAAACCATGCTTCGCCGCCTCGCCAACGAGCGGGTGGCGCCACGGGCGGCGGAGATCGACCGCACGGCGGACTACCCGCAGGACATGTTCGACCTGCTGAAGGAGCTGGGCCTGTTCGCCCTGCCCATCGACCCCGCCTATGGCGGCACCGGCAGCCTGGTCTCCGCCTGCCTGGCGGTCGAGGAGTTGGGGCGCGTCTGCTACAACACCGCCTATCTGCTGGTGGTGCAGTGGAGCGCCTTCGGCGGCATCCAGTCGGCCGGCACGGAAGAGCAGAAAAAGCGATTGCTGCCGGGACTCGCCGACGGAAGCATCCGCGCCTCGATCAGCGTGACCGAGGCGCAATCGGGCAGCGACGTCGCCGGCATCCTGACCCGCGCCGACCGGGCCGAAGGCGGCTACACGCTTTACGGCTCCAAGGTCTATTGCACCAATTCCACCGTCGCCGACGTGTTCGTCGTCGCCGCCAAGACCGACCCGAGCAAGCGCCATGGCGGCATCAGCGCCTTCATCCTGGAGCGCGACACGCCCGGCTTCACCATCGGCAAGCCGGAGAACAAGCTGGGCGCCCGCGGCATCCCCTCCTGCCCGCTCTATTTCGACGGCGCCTTCGTGCCGGAAAGCGCGCGCCTGGGCGCGGAGGGTGCAGGCTTCCGGGCGGTGATGGACGCCTTCAACCACGGCCGGCCGATCATGGGCGCGCGCGGCGTCGGCCTCGCCCAGGGCGCGATGGAACTGGCCGCGAAATTCGTCGAGGAGCGCCAGGCCTTCGGCCAGAAAGTGGCGGCCTTCCAGGGCGTGCAGTGGATGATCGCCGACATGGCGATCCAGATCGAGGCCGCGCGCGGGCTGGTCTACCGGGCCGCCTCGCTGGCGGACCGGGGCGTGGTCGGCAAGGAGTTGGCGATGGCGGCGGCCATGGCCAAATGCTTCGCCACCGACACGGCGATGAAGGTGGCGACGGACGCGGTGCAGCTTTGGGGCTCGGCCGGCATCAGCAAGGACAATCCGGTCGAGCGCTATTTCCGCGACGCCAAGGTGTTGCAGATCATCGAGGGCACGAACCAGATCCAGCGCAACCTGATCGGCCGCTGGGCGCTGGAAGCCGCCAACGCCACCTGA
- a CDS encoding 3-deoxy-manno-octulosonate cytidylyltransferase, with product MRSIVMIPARLASTRLPDKPLADIGGKPMIVRVVERAQAAKVGPVIVAAAEQAIVDAVVAAGGDAVLTDPDLPSGSDRIMQALRRVDPTRVYDTVVNVQGDLPTLDPQTIAATLAALDDAAIATPVAEIVREEERTNPNVVKAVFGANRRALYFTRATAPTGDGPLYHHIGLYVYRRAALERFVSLPPGLLEQRERLEQLRALEDGMPINIAIVDTVPLGVDTPADLERARAWYAARPSTDEAR from the coding sequence ATGCGTTCGATCGTGATGATTCCCGCCCGCCTTGCCTCCACCCGCCTGCCGGACAAGCCGCTGGCGGACATTGGCGGCAAGCCGATGATCGTCCGCGTGGTGGAGCGCGCCCAGGCGGCCAAGGTCGGGCCGGTGATCGTGGCCGCGGCCGAACAGGCGATTGTCGACGCGGTGGTCGCCGCCGGCGGCGATGCGGTGCTGACCGATCCGGACCTGCCGAGCGGGTCCGACCGGATCATGCAGGCCTTGCGCCGGGTCGACCCCACCCGGGTCTATGACACGGTGGTCAATGTCCAGGGCGACCTGCCGACCCTGGACCCGCAGACCATCGCCGCGACGCTGGCGGCGCTGGACGATGCGGCCATCGCCACGCCGGTGGCGGAGATCGTGCGCGAGGAAGAGCGCACCAACCCGAATGTCGTCAAGGCCGTGTTCGGCGCCAACCGCCGTGCGCTGTATTTCACCCGCGCGACGGCGCCGACCGGCGATGGGCCGCTCTATCACCATATCGGCCTGTATGTGTATCGCCGGGCCGCGCTGGAGCGGTTCGTGAGCCTGCCGCCCGGCCTGCTGGAGCAGCGCGAACGCCTGGAACAGCTGCGCGCCCTGGAAGACGGGATGCCCATCAACATTGCCATCGTTGACACGGTTCCTCTCGGGGTCGACACTCCGGCCGATCTTGAACGGGCCCGCGCATGGTATGCGGCCCGCCCCTCAACCGACGAAGCCCGATGA
- the hisN gene encoding histidinol-phosphatase codes for MQTVPRELIDLAQRAAQLSRPILRRYFRARLDVVRKGDESPVTRADREAEAAIRSLLAREVPDHGLIGEEHGSERADADYVWVVDPLDGTRAFVVGKPTFGTLIALAHKGRPILGLIDMPMLDEQWIGAAGHRTTWNGEPAETRACERLADAWINTTTPEMFQGAQMQGFERVRDASAGCNYGGDCYGYGLVASGFVDLTIEASMQTYDFMALVPVVEGAGGRITDWSGKPLGLDGDGTVLAAGDARVHAEAVALLTRDRA; via the coding sequence ATGCAGACCGTCCCGCGCGAACTGATCGACCTGGCACAACGGGCGGCTCAACTGAGCCGCCCGATTTTGCGCCGGTATTTCCGCGCCCGGCTGGACGTGGTCCGCAAGGGCGACGAATCGCCCGTGACCCGGGCCGACCGCGAGGCCGAAGCCGCGATCCGCAGCCTGCTGGCGCGCGAGGTGCCGGACCACGGCCTGATCGGCGAGGAGCACGGCAGCGAACGCGCGGACGCCGATTATGTCTGGGTGGTCGATCCGCTGGATGGCACCCGCGCCTTCGTCGTCGGCAAGCCCACCTTCGGCACCCTGATCGCGCTGGCCCACAAGGGCCGCCCGATCCTCGGCCTGATCGACATGCCGATGCTGGACGAACAATGGATCGGCGCCGCCGGCCACCGCACCACCTGGAACGGTGAACCCGCGGAAACGCGGGCGTGCGAACGCCTCGCCGATGCCTGGATCAACACCACCACCCCGGAAATGTTCCAGGGCGCCCAAATGCAGGGCTTCGAGCGCGTGCGGGACGCTTCGGCCGGGTGCAATTACGGCGGCGACTGCTATGGCTACGGCCTGGTGGCCAGCGGCTTTGTCGACCTGACCATCGAGGCCAGCATGCAAACCTACGACTTCATGGCCCTGGTGCCGGTGGTCGAGGGCGCCGGCGGCCGCATCACCGACTGGTCCGGCAAGCCGCTCGGCCTGGATGGCGACGGCACCGTCCTCGCCGCCGGCGACGCCCGCGTGCATGCGGAAGCGGTGGCCCTGCTGACGCGGGATCGGGCCTGA
- a CDS encoding cytochrome c family protein: MNSMEVNKIAAAILTAGVVAMLLGFVAKLIIPVPGAHGGHDGPNLFADLAPTEHKEAAKPAGPEPIAALLATATVEDGEKVAKKCASCHTFEPGGPNKVGPNLAGVVGAPHAHHKDFAYSAVMQDMKGTWTYDALNHFLYKPKDYAPGTKMSFPGLKDAKDRAAVITYLRSFTDNPPPLPDPAAAASEGDAKPAEGEAKPAEGAAPQKH; encoded by the coding sequence ATGAACTCGATGGAAGTCAACAAGATCGCAGCCGCGATCCTCACCGCAGGGGTGGTGGCGATGCTGCTGGGCTTCGTCGCGAAGCTGATCATCCCCGTGCCGGGCGCGCACGGCGGCCATGACGGCCCGAACCTGTTTGCCGATCTCGCACCGACCGAGCACAAGGAAGCCGCCAAGCCCGCCGGCCCCGAGCCGATTGCCGCCCTTCTGGCGACGGCGACGGTCGAGGATGGCGAGAAGGTCGCCAAGAAATGCGCCTCCTGCCACACGTTCGAGCCGGGCGGCCCGAACAAGGTCGGCCCGAATCTGGCCGGTGTCGTCGGTGCGCCGCACGCCCATCACAAGGACTTCGCCTATTCGGCCGTCATGCAGGACATGAAGGGCACCTGGACCTATGACGCCCTGAACCATTTCCTGTACAAGCCGAAGGACTACGCGCCGGGCACCAAGATGTCGTTCCCGGGCCTGAAGGACGCGAAGGACCGGGCCGCCGTGATCACCTATCTGCGCTCGTTCACCGACAACCCGCCGCCGCTGCCCGATCCGGCCGCTGCCGCCAGCGAAGGCGACGCCAAGCCGGCCGAGGGCGAGGCCAAGCCCGCCGAGGGCGCCGCGCCGCAAAAGCACTAG
- a CDS encoding prephenate dehydratase, producing MTDPSRIIAFQGAPGAYSDLACRTAYPDWTTLPCGSFEGAFGAVETGRAALGMIPIENSLAGRVADIHHLLPGTGLHIVGEHFQRVRHQLLAPKGASLKTIKRVRSHVHALGQCRNAFKRLGLEAIVHADTAGAAADLAQSRNIEEAAVASSLAADIYGLEILERDIEDASHNTTRFIVLSRDPVRPPPPSANGGGRVITTFIFRVRNVPAALYKALGGFATNGVNMTKLESYMVEGEFTATQFYADVEGHPDEASLRNALEELEFYSREVRILGVYPAHPFRKEQGF from the coding sequence ATGACCGATCCGTCCCGAATCATTGCGTTCCAGGGCGCTCCCGGCGCCTATTCCGACCTCGCCTGCCGCACGGCCTATCCCGACTGGACCACCTTGCCCTGCGGCTCGTTCGAGGGCGCGTTCGGCGCGGTGGAGACCGGGCGGGCGGCGCTCGGCATGATCCCGATCGAGAATTCGCTGGCCGGGCGCGTGGCCGACATCCACCACCTGCTGCCGGGGACGGGCCTGCACATCGTCGGCGAGCATTTCCAGCGGGTGCGCCATCAGTTGCTGGCGCCGAAGGGCGCCTCGCTGAAGACGATCAAGCGCGTGCGCAGTCACGTGCATGCGCTGGGCCAGTGCCGCAACGCCTTCAAGCGCCTGGGGTTGGAGGCGATCGTCCATGCGGACACCGCCGGCGCCGCGGCCGACCTGGCGCAGTCGCGGAATATCGAGGAAGCCGCGGTGGCGTCCTCTCTGGCGGCGGACATTTACGGGCTGGAAATCCTGGAACGGGATATCGAGGACGCGAGCCACAACACCACGCGCTTCATCGTGCTGTCGCGCGACCCGGTGCGGCCGCCGCCGCCGTCGGCCAATGGCGGCGGGCGGGTGATCACCACCTTCATCTTCCGCGTGCGCAACGTGCCGGCGGCGCTGTACAAGGCGCTGGGCGGTTTCGCCACCAACGGCGTGAACATGACCAAGCTGGAAAGCTATATGGTCGAGGGCGAGTTCACCGCGACCCAGTTCTATGCCGACGTGGAAGGCCACCCGGACGAGGCGTCACTGCGCAACGCACTGGAAGAGCTGGAATTCTACAGCCGCGAGGTGCGGATCCTGGGCGTCTATCCGGCCCATCCGTTCCGCAAGGAACAGGGCTTCTAG